One segment of Halomonas sp. TD01 DNA contains the following:
- a CDS encoding phage terminase large subunit family protein → MSSLASAAAIRRDVAELIRPPRRIRASQAAAEKMKVVDGAGTVMDWSPEATPYMVEPLDCMGSRLYDAVIFVGPARTGKTNALIDGYVAYKISCDPGDGLIVQISEEKAREFSKKRIDRMLQNSPKLAKRLSPRGHDNNVHDKTFRAGNYLGIKWPSKNVLASSDYQFVLITDYDRLDENIDGEGHAFTLASKRTQTFGSTGMTLAESSPGREVVDPDWERPADCPHMAPPTTGILDLFNQGDRRLWYWQCPESVCQRWFTPTMDHFIQSSKRVACPHCGSEIDPKSKRALNLTGRWVPEGMQLSHDGELTGTRRPVRIASFWMEGPAAAFQSWLSLAEKLARAEETFEQSGSQETLKTVINTDWGRPYLHRRAEVQRSSQQLMDRAEQTERRTVPPGVRFLTATVDVQGGKERRFVVQVHGWGAHREMWVVDRFNIKDDRGPKGDEPPRQISPATQPEDWDLLTRDVLNRSYRLADGSGRRMPILAAGVDTGGEGDGVESVTSQAYEWFRRLRKDGLQSRAFLFKGGSSKTTNRIRKTWPDNTGRKNRKSKARGDVPLYILGTDLLKDAVAAMMDRNNPGAGYMHIPAWLGRWWYDELTYEVRDPATGKWSRPGKRPNEAFDLCVYNLALFVLLKCEVIQWDAPPPWAAPWDENPLIIDPNSDGAPLAPTQKQRQPQSRKRRVAKPRI, encoded by the coding sequence ATGAGTAGTTTAGCCAGTGCTGCCGCTATTCGTCGTGACGTTGCCGAGCTGATCCGCCCACCACGCCGTATTCGCGCAAGCCAAGCCGCTGCCGAAAAGATGAAGGTAGTCGATGGCGCGGGCACCGTGATGGATTGGTCGCCAGAAGCCACGCCCTACATGGTAGAGCCGCTTGATTGCATGGGCAGCCGCTTATATGACGCGGTGATCTTCGTGGGCCCTGCGCGTACAGGTAAGACCAACGCACTGATTGATGGCTATGTGGCCTATAAAATCTCGTGCGACCCCGGCGATGGGCTGATCGTTCAGATCTCCGAAGAGAAGGCGAGGGAGTTCAGCAAAAAGCGCATTGACAGAATGCTGCAAAACTCGCCGAAATTAGCAAAACGACTTAGCCCGCGCGGTCACGACAATAACGTTCACGATAAAACCTTTCGGGCTGGCAATTATTTAGGCATCAAGTGGCCGTCGAAGAACGTGCTGGCCTCATCTGATTACCAGTTTGTACTGATTACCGACTATGACCGCTTAGACGAAAACATCGACGGAGAGGGTCATGCTTTCACGCTAGCCAGCAAACGAACTCAAACGTTTGGCTCTACCGGTATGACCCTGGCTGAGTCCTCGCCGGGCCGCGAAGTAGTCGACCCTGATTGGGAGCGCCCGGCGGACTGCCCGCATATGGCGCCACCTACTACCGGTATTCTGGACTTGTTTAACCAGGGTGACCGCCGACTTTGGTACTGGCAGTGCCCTGAGTCAGTCTGTCAACGGTGGTTCACACCCACGATGGATCACTTTATTCAGTCGTCAAAGCGCGTGGCGTGCCCGCATTGCGGTAGTGAAATCGATCCCAAGTCAAAGCGAGCGCTTAACTTGACGGGTCGCTGGGTGCCGGAAGGAATGCAGTTATCGCATGACGGAGAGCTAACCGGTACGCGCCGTCCGGTGCGTATTGCTTCTTTTTGGATGGAAGGCCCCGCCGCCGCATTCCAGAGCTGGCTCAGCTTGGCGGAAAAGCTGGCTCGCGCTGAAGAAACATTCGAGCAAAGTGGTAGCCAGGAAACGCTCAAGACTGTCATCAACACCGACTGGGGCAGGCCGTACCTGCACCGGCGTGCCGAAGTGCAGCGCTCCAGCCAGCAACTAATGGACCGTGCCGAGCAAACGGAGCGGCGTACTGTTCCCCCGGGCGTGCGCTTCTTAACCGCCACGGTGGACGTGCAGGGCGGCAAAGAGCGCCGCTTTGTGGTGCAGGTTCACGGCTGGGGTGCCCATCGTGAAATGTGGGTGGTCGACCGCTTTAATATCAAAGACGACCGAGGTCCGAAAGGCGACGAACCACCCCGGCAGATCAGCCCAGCCACACAGCCAGAAGACTGGGATTTACTGACCCGCGACGTACTCAATCGCAGCTACCGTCTTGCCGACGGTAGCGGGCGCAGAATGCCGATACTCGCAGCGGGGGTAGATACAGGCGGGGAGGGCGATGGCGTGGAATCGGTTACCTCTCAGGCCTATGAATGGTTTCGGCGGCTACGCAAAGACGGCCTGCAAAGCCGAGCCTTTCTTTTCAAAGGCGGCAGTTCCAAAACCACCAACCGTATTCGCAAGACGTGGCCGGACAACACCGGCCGTAAAAACCGCAAAAGCAAAGCCCGTGGTGATGTGCCGCTTTATATTCTCGGTACCGACCTGCTGAAAGACGCAGTCGCCGCGATGATGGACCGTAACAACCCCGGCGCTGGCTACATGCACATACCCGCATGGCTAGGCCGTTGGTGGTATGACGAGCTCACCTATGAAGTGCGTGACCCCGCCACCGGCAAATGGTCACGCCCCGGCAAGCGACCCAACGAAGCCTTTGATTTGTGCGTTTACAACCTGGCGCTGTTCGTCCTGCTCAAATGTGAAGTAATCCAGTGGGATGCGCCGCCGCCGTGGGCTGCGCCGTGGGACGAGAACCCGCTAATCATCGACCCTAACTCAGATGGCGCACCGTTAGCGCCCACTCAAAAACAGCGACAGCCACAATCGCGCAAGCGTCGCGTTGCCAAACCCCGAATCTAG
- the gpW gene encoding gpW family head-tail joining protein codes for MAYTAEQLAQVRQAIVDLGTGARVTRITHNGRTVQYGEVDLPKLRALERTIASGLQTNTRRTRTRYAFTNKGL; via the coding sequence ATGGCCTACACAGCCGAACAGCTCGCCCAGGTGCGTCAGGCCATTGTGGATCTCGGTACCGGCGCTCGCGTCACCCGCATCACGCACAACGGGCGCACCGTCCAGTACGGCGAGGTCGATCTACCCAAGCTGCGCGCCCTAGAGCGCACCATCGCCAGCGGCTTGCAGACTAACACCCGCCGAACCCGCACCCGCTACGCCTTTACCAATAAAGGGCTTTGA
- a CDS encoding phage portal protein: MSVTTKPRLRYRGNDLVRAQYEGASTKRRMAGKGTTVTGPNGPIERSLPLLVARSHNAIRNNAYAASAKEKYMSNLVGTGIKPQWGNATIQALWDRWVGECDADGVDNFYGLQSMAIGSQFEAGEALARIRYRRPSDGLSVPMQIQVIEPEHLDPSFSRAFGGRLIKMGIEFNGIGQRAAYHLWRFHPHEKLTSEINTRVAVPADNVIHMYRRGRPGQLRGVPELTSVIIRLYEIDEMQDATLARQKLAQLFGVFVNRKTAHDPEDDGPSFGSLVSMPGDVEPLDEFTPGGIHYLEDDEEVSFSNPPDIQSQYTEWLRTELLAVAAGAGITYEQLTGDLKGVNYSSIRAGLLEFRRRAEALQAQLIVHQWCRRIAAKWLDVAVTSGALSLPDYWRNRSAHLAIDWIAPKWAWVDPLKESIADLLEVRAGFKPRSEAAGERGWSLELLDAEIDKGHQSADRYGLLLDSDPRHMAKNGSLHAALQALAATEEED; the protein is encoded by the coding sequence ATGAGCGTGACTACCAAGCCTCGACTCCGCTACCGAGGCAACGACCTGGTGCGCGCTCAATATGAAGGCGCAAGCACCAAGCGCCGCATGGCGGGAAAAGGCACCACCGTCACCGGCCCAAACGGACCCATTGAACGTAGCTTGCCCCTGCTGGTGGCCCGCAGTCATAACGCCATTCGCAACAATGCCTATGCCGCCAGTGCTAAAGAAAAATACATGTCTAATCTGGTCGGCACCGGTATTAAGCCGCAGTGGGGCAACGCGACCATTCAGGCGCTTTGGGATCGCTGGGTTGGCGAGTGTGATGCTGATGGCGTCGATAATTTTTACGGCCTGCAATCCATGGCGATTGGCAGCCAGTTTGAAGCCGGTGAAGCGCTGGCGCGGATACGCTACCGCCGCCCGAGTGACGGGTTGAGTGTGCCAATGCAGATCCAGGTGATCGAGCCTGAACACCTCGACCCCAGCTTTTCCCGCGCTTTTGGCGGGCGACTGATCAAGATGGGCATTGAGTTCAATGGCATCGGCCAGCGTGCCGCCTACCACCTATGGCGCTTTCACCCACACGAAAAACTGACCAGCGAGATCAACACCCGTGTGGCAGTGCCCGCGGATAACGTCATTCATATGTATCGCCGGGGTCGGCCCGGCCAGTTGCGCGGCGTGCCCGAGCTGACCAGCGTCATTATCCGACTTTATGAAATAGACGAAATGCAGGACGCCACGCTGGCGCGGCAAAAACTGGCCCAACTGTTTGGCGTTTTCGTGAACCGCAAGACAGCCCATGACCCAGAAGACGATGGCCCTAGCTTTGGCAGTCTAGTCAGCATGCCGGGAGACGTTGAGCCGCTTGATGAGTTCACGCCGGGCGGCATCCACTACCTGGAAGACGACGAAGAGGTGTCTTTCTCGAACCCGCCAGACATCCAAAGCCAATATACCGAATGGCTGCGCACCGAACTCTTAGCGGTAGCCGCTGGCGCGGGCATTACCTACGAACAGCTGACCGGCGACCTTAAGGGCGTCAATTACTCATCCATTCGCGCCGGCCTGCTGGAATTCCGCCGGCGTGCCGAAGCGCTGCAAGCGCAGTTGATCGTGCACCAGTGGTGCCGCCGCATCGCCGCCAAATGGCTTGATGTGGCCGTCACTAGCGGTGCGCTTAGCCTGCCTGATTACTGGCGCAACCGCTCGGCTCACTTAGCCATCGACTGGATAGCGCCCAAGTGGGCATGGGTCGATCCCCTTAAAGAAAGCATCGCCGACCTGCTTGAAGTGCGCGCCGGGTTTAAGCCACGCAGCGAGGCAGCGGGCGAACGCGGATGGTCACTTGAACTGCTTGACGCTGAAATCGACAAAGGCCACCAGAGCGCCGACCGCTACGGCCTACTGCTCGACTCCGACCCACGCCACATGGCCAAAAACGGCTCCCTACATGCGGCGCTTCAAGCGCTGGCAGCTACCGAGGAAGAGGACTGA
- a CDS encoding head maturation protease, ClpP-related produces MSWFKAKALADNPRKAHVVIDKPIGSDWAPDWIADFTGEKAAREFIAEVDALGELDEITVEINSPGGDVASGVRIMNYLKNHQATIHIRVTGMAASIATVIMMAGDTRTMGVGTTIMTHRASSLMVGFFNAKEMEETARNLSKFDDALVDAYAMATGKTADEINGLLDQGDTIMGADEAIEWGFATDKDAKLAAVASADIAPYLRQLKQEGELVNMRAQIAGQQGNQTMTAADALALAFDLTPEEAEAQAADLGDQIIALRNSAEPKDDFQAYQAVMAIKQSHPDVIAGIEAKAREGALSSEAVLEIVDKERTRITAIVKACQTTGQNQLLEKLVTNGMDDQQASEYIYDVAAAHGNQHSIHNSHSPEGGQKAGIDYAKIYARQNRTA; encoded by the coding sequence ATGTCCTGGTTTAAAGCAAAAGCCTTGGCGGATAACCCGCGCAAGGCTCACGTTGTTATCGACAAGCCCATTGGCAGCGACTGGGCGCCCGACTGGATCGCTGACTTCACCGGCGAAAAGGCGGCCCGTGAGTTTATCGCCGAAGTCGACGCCCTTGGCGAGTTGGATGAAATCACCGTTGAGATCAACAGCCCCGGCGGGGATGTGGCCAGCGGCGTTCGCATCATGAACTACCTGAAGAACCACCAAGCCACGATCCATATTCGTGTGACTGGTATGGCGGCGAGCATCGCCACGGTGATCATGATGGCCGGTGATACCCGGACTATGGGCGTCGGGACTACCATTATGACGCACCGCGCAAGCTCGCTGATGGTCGGCTTCTTCAACGCCAAGGAAATGGAAGAGACGGCGCGAAACCTCTCCAAGTTTGACGATGCCCTGGTAGACGCTTACGCGATGGCCACGGGCAAGACGGCAGATGAGATTAACGGCCTGCTCGATCAGGGCGACACCATTATGGGTGCCGACGAAGCCATAGAGTGGGGCTTTGCAACCGACAAAGACGCCAAGCTTGCCGCTGTGGCCAGTGCAGATATTGCCCCTTATCTGCGTCAGCTCAAGCAAGAAGGCGAGTTGGTCAACATGCGCGCCCAGATCGCTGGGCAGCAGGGCAACCAAACTATGACCGCCGCCGATGCGCTGGCGCTTGCTTTCGACCTAACTCCCGAAGAAGCCGAAGCCCAAGCGGCTGATCTGGGCGATCAGATTATCGCGCTGCGTAATAGTGCTGAGCCTAAAGATGACTTTCAGGCCTATCAGGCGGTGATGGCCATTAAACAGAGCCACCCCGATGTGATTGCAGGTATTGAGGCGAAGGCACGTGAAGGGGCGCTGAGCAGCGAAGCTGTATTGGAGATCGTGGATAAAGAACGCACCCGCATTACTGCTATCGTCAAAGCCTGCCAGACCACCGGGCAAAACCAGCTACTCGAAAAACTGGTTACCAACGGTATGGATGACCAGCAAGCCAGCGAATACATCTACGACGTAGCCGCTGCCCACGGTAACCAGCACAGCATTCATAACAGTCACTCGCCCGAAGGCGGGCAAAAAGCGGGAATTGACTACGCCAAGATATACGCCCGCCAGAACCGCACCGCTTAA
- a CDS encoding head decoration protein, which produces MATHTEPRHTGEHIVSEASGARSREQGILAAGNLPAGAVLALNGAGNYVPLAPAASDGTENAKAVLYAATDASEAPAPCTVHVRACEVEEAALGLPDDITEGQTTAAFNDLIGVGIIPR; this is translated from the coding sequence ATGGCGACCCATACCGAGCCACGCCACACCGGCGAGCACATCGTATCTGAGGCCAGCGGCGCTCGCTCTCGTGAGCAAGGCATCTTGGCCGCAGGCAATCTACCCGCTGGCGCTGTGCTGGCGCTGAATGGCGCGGGCAATTACGTACCGTTGGCACCCGCTGCCAGCGACGGTACCGAAAATGCCAAGGCTGTTCTTTACGCCGCCACCGACGCTAGCGAAGCCCCAGCGCCCTGTACCGTGCATGTGCGCGCCTGTGAGGTGGAAGAAGCCGCCCTTGGCTTGCCGGATGACATTACCGAAGGCCAAACCACTGCGGCATTTAACGACCTGATTGGCGTCGGCATTATCCCGCGTTAA
- a CDS encoding major capsid protein, whose translation MAGVFDSDIFTLSSLTAAINEVQYVPSQIGDMGAFEAEGISTTSLVIEKDGDKLGLVENKPRGAPGTVVGGDKRTGVSFQTAHLPTTATVLADEVQNVRAFGTEDSEQAVQTIVNRRLAKMAQRIDMTHEYHRIGAIKGLVLDSDGTTELYNLYQTFGVTQQTVAMSLGTATTDVQGKALDIHEKIEEALDGLSYTGVTVLCGKSFWRKFITHKTVKDAYDRWQAGARLRADPREAFAFGGIFWERYRAGGPVKIADGEAHAFPQGVLDLFITRFAPGDYMDTVNTLGLPLYSSSKMLDHNKGVELEAQSNPAHLCTRPKACIKLYEDTAT comes from the coding sequence ATGGCTGGTGTCTTCGATTCCGATATTTTTACGCTGTCGTCGCTTACTGCGGCGATTAATGAAGTGCAGTACGTGCCTAGCCAGATCGGCGATATGGGTGCGTTTGAGGCAGAGGGCATTAGCACTACGTCGCTAGTCATCGAAAAAGATGGCGACAAGCTCGGCTTAGTTGAAAACAAGCCTCGCGGCGCGCCGGGCACCGTGGTTGGTGGTGATAAGCGCACTGGCGTTAGCTTTCAAACTGCCCACTTGCCGACCACTGCTACCGTGCTGGCGGACGAAGTGCAGAACGTGCGCGCCTTCGGTACCGAGGACAGTGAGCAAGCGGTGCAAACCATCGTTAATCGTCGCCTCGCCAAGATGGCCCAGCGCATTGATATGACTCACGAGTATCACCGCATTGGCGCCATCAAAGGGCTGGTGCTAGACAGCGACGGCACTACCGAGCTTTACAACCTATACCAGACGTTTGGTGTAACGCAGCAAACCGTTGCGATGAGCCTCGGCACCGCTACCACCGACGTTCAGGGCAAGGCGCTAGATATTCACGAGAAGATCGAGGAGGCGCTTGACGGGCTTTCCTACACCGGCGTGACCGTGCTGTGCGGCAAAAGCTTCTGGCGCAAGTTTATCACCCACAAAACCGTAAAAGACGCCTATGACCGCTGGCAGGCTGGCGCACGCCTACGCGCTGACCCGCGCGAAGCCTTCGCCTTTGGCGGTATTTTTTGGGAGCGCTACCGCGCTGGTGGCCCGGTTAAAATCGCGGACGGTGAAGCACACGCGTTCCCGCAGGGCGTGCTGGATCTATTCATTACCCGCTTTGCCCCCGGCGACTATATGGATACGGTCAACACGCTAGGCCTGCCGTTGTACTCCAGCTCTAAAATGCTGGATCACAATAAAGGCGTGGAGCTTGAAGCGCAGTCCAACCCGGCGCACCTATGCACCCGGCCCAAGGCCTGCATCAAGCTTTACGAGGACACTGCCACCTAA
- a CDS encoding head-tail joining protein translates to MSFSDLTSRLNEAVMHHLADTQSATYTPLNGTPITVSVILDRDVERTVAGMQGVVMETRTELTGYTSELGEGARGDVVTVNGTGWRLGQKASDDGYLVTWVVTQERI, encoded by the coding sequence ATGAGCTTCTCCGACCTCACCAGCCGCCTCAATGAGGCGGTTATGCATCACTTGGCTGATACGCAGTCAGCCACCTATACCCCATTAAACGGCACCCCCATTACGGTAAGCGTGATCCTCGACCGAGACGTGGAGCGCACCGTAGCGGGCATGCAGGGCGTCGTGATGGAGACCCGTACCGAGCTAACCGGCTACACCAGCGAACTAGGCGAGGGCGCGCGGGGCGACGTAGTGACCGTTAACGGCACTGGCTGGCGGTTAGGCCAGAAAGCCAGCGACGACGGCTATCTAGTGACGTGGGTCGTGACGCAGGAGCGCATATGA
- a CDS encoding phage tail protein, whose protein sequence is MSQLAPIKITVDKQAMRRVESDLAHIKNGAPRAMSLAINHTLGVTRTEASKEIRKQVKLKAGYVRDKLKIKRATANSLNGAIQTPTRGTLLTRYSHRQYKNGGIGVQVKPTGGKKKMPGAFFIRFANGVQAIAVRTEYGPGLGRSEGLKVLYGPSTSQVFTDVKDDLQAPSGNRLMQRLGYESERLLRRQ, encoded by the coding sequence ATGAGCCAGTTAGCCCCCATTAAGATCACGGTCGATAAGCAAGCAATGCGCCGTGTCGAAAGCGATTTGGCGCACATCAAGAATGGCGCACCGCGTGCCATGAGCCTTGCCATCAACCACACCCTAGGCGTGACCCGCACGGAAGCGAGCAAAGAGATCCGTAAACAGGTCAAGCTGAAAGCGGGGTATGTGCGAGACAAGCTGAAGATCAAGCGCGCCACGGCGAATAGCTTGAACGGCGCTATCCAAACGCCGACGCGCGGCACGCTTCTAACGCGCTACTCGCATCGTCAGTATAAAAATGGCGGCATTGGCGTTCAGGTAAAACCTACAGGCGGAAAAAAGAAGATGCCTGGCGCGTTTTTCATCCGCTTTGCTAATGGCGTGCAAGCTATCGCTGTTCGCACTGAATACGGCCCAGGGCTTGGCCGCAGTGAAGGCCTGAAAGTTTTATACGGCCCATCCACTAGCCAAGTATTCACTGACGTAAAAGACGACCTGCAGGCCCCAAGCGGAAACCGCTTAATGCAACGCCTTGGCTATGAGTCAGAGCGACTACTCAGACGGCAGTGA
- the avd gene encoding diversity-generating retroelement protein Avd, translating into MEDLKIKLKIERMIVYGYSALRQFPKSEKHTLAAEIRQCMYELLRLVLTTNRRYHKKTTASAVDTELDVLRSLIRVSYELGFLPIRKYQIWSEHLYEIGCMIGGWLKWIGSNPPTPQVQAD; encoded by the coding sequence ATGGAAGATTTGAAAATCAAGCTCAAGATTGAGCGCATGATTGTGTATGGGTATTCCGCGTTACGTCAGTTTCCCAAGAGCGAAAAGCACACGCTTGCAGCAGAAATACGCCAGTGCATGTACGAGCTGTTGCGGCTGGTGTTAACCACTAATCGTAGATACCACAAGAAAACTACCGCAAGCGCCGTCGACACCGAGCTTGATGTGCTTCGCTCGCTCATTCGAGTTAGCTATGAGCTGGGCTTTCTCCCCATCCGCAAATATCAAATATGGAGTGAGCACCTGTATGAAATCGGATGCATGATTGGTGGCTGGCTGAAGTGGATCGGCAGTAACCCGCCTACGCCGCAAGTGCAGGCCGATTAG
- a CDS encoding reverse transcriptase/maturase family protein, whose amino-acid sequence MTRTGHLFERYANFDALHTGYLSARKGCRDSHACMRFELRLEENLIELLNHLHWGSYSTGPYRHFYVHEPKTRRITALTQFRDRVLQHAMYAVLEPIWEKRFISDSYACRVGKGTHRAADKAQAMLGECLRSHGKVYVLKADIAKYFASIDHVIAKSLLNRAIKCPRTILLLEAMIDTYHEPGKTGKGMPIGNLISQLLANVYLDALDQHVKCRLSERWYCRYMDDWLIIGPDKQHLHKRRIELDWWLAEHLALETNHKTSVFPVSPANGRGLDFVGYHMWPHKRRLRKGSMKRFKRRVNRLRQQYSAGDVDVRDVQMQISSWLAHASHANAEGFVRSVIYDQPWERQNAAICD is encoded by the coding sequence GTGACACGAACAGGCCACCTTTTTGAACGCTATGCAAATTTTGATGCATTACACACAGGGTATTTAAGCGCCCGAAAAGGGTGCCGCGATAGCCATGCCTGCATGCGGTTTGAGTTACGGCTTGAAGAGAACCTTATTGAGCTTCTTAACCACTTGCACTGGGGTAGCTATTCAACTGGCCCTTATAGACATTTCTATGTACACGAACCAAAGACGCGGCGAATCACAGCGCTAACGCAGTTTCGGGACCGTGTGCTGCAGCATGCCATGTATGCCGTGCTAGAGCCTATTTGGGAAAAGCGCTTCATATCGGACAGCTATGCATGTCGCGTGGGTAAAGGCACTCACCGCGCGGCGGATAAGGCCCAGGCCATGCTAGGCGAGTGTCTCCGGAGTCACGGTAAGGTTTATGTGCTGAAGGCAGACATCGCGAAGTATTTCGCTAGCATCGATCACGTAATAGCCAAGAGCCTACTAAATCGTGCAATTAAGTGTCCGCGAACAATTCTGCTGCTAGAAGCGATGATCGATACTTATCACGAGCCAGGAAAGACAGGGAAAGGCATGCCGATAGGCAACTTAATTAGCCAGCTGCTAGCTAACGTCTATCTGGATGCACTTGATCAGCATGTAAAGTGCCGGCTAAGCGAGCGATGGTATTGTCGGTATATGGATGATTGGCTGATTATCGGGCCGGATAAGCAACACTTGCATAAAAGGCGCATCGAGCTGGACTGGTGGCTCGCAGAGCATCTGGCGCTGGAAACTAACCATAAAACCAGCGTTTTTCCAGTAAGCCCAGCAAATGGCCGAGGCTTGGATTTCGTTGGTTACCACATGTGGCCGCACAAGCGACGACTACGCAAAGGAAGCATGAAGCGATTTAAGCGCCGCGTGAATCGGCTTCGTCAGCAATACTCAGCCGGCGATGTCGACGTGCGTGACGTGCAGATGCAGATTAGTTCGTGGTTAGCCCATGCTAGTCACGCTAACGCTGAGGGATTTGTGCGCTCGGTTATTTATGATCAGCCTTGGGAGCGACAGAATGCCGCTATTTGTGATTGA
- a CDS encoding DUF4124 domain-containing protein, translating to MRRAIWAVWFLVASLPTVAQDQIYKCIDGADHVTYQSLPCPLGSVHVPMGSAAVSDMDSTAVQQAGRVARIQELQRQQTALERQLEQSRQRLQSANSSTSSYQERLDARNADVRARASGVVPTGSTVTQAINMMGRPDNRRAYSIGGQNCEELTWRNREGWISGSARACDGKITYFSNRGN from the coding sequence ATGCGTAGAGCAATATGGGCAGTATGGTTTTTGGTGGCGTCATTGCCGACAGTGGCGCAGGATCAAATTTATAAATGCATCGACGGCGCTGATCATGTGACGTATCAGAGCTTACCTTGCCCACTTGGCTCGGTTCATGTGCCTATGGGATCAGCTGCCGTTTCTGACATGGACTCTACTGCTGTTCAGCAGGCGGGTAGAGTCGCCAGAATTCAGGAATTACAAAGGCAGCAGACTGCGCTTGAGCGTCAACTTGAGCAGAGTAGGCAACGCCTGCAGTCAGCCAATTCTTCAACTAGTAGCTACCAGGAGCGGTTGGACGCCAGGAATGCTGATGTCCGAGCGCGAGCCAGCGGCGTAGTGCCAACCGGATCAACGGTCACGCAGGCCATCAATATGATGGGGCGGCCAGATAATCGCCGCGCCTACTCTATTGGTGGGCAGAATTGCGAGGAGCTAACCTGGCGAAACAGAGAGGGCTGGATCTCAGGTTCTGCCCGTGCCTGCGATGGCAAGATCACTTATTTCAGTAATCGCGGTAACTAG